AAACGCTGTATTCAGAATGAATATCATAAAGTATATGCAACGAGAGGCGTGTGAACATGGAAATCTCGAAAGAGTATAAGCTGATCTACAGTGGCGAAATCTACGATGCGATCAACCAGTTCACCTTCGACCTGGATTTTTATCGGAAATGGTGCGGCATGAGAAAAGGCCCCATTCTGGAGGTCTGCTCCGGAACGGGAAGACTCACGATCCCCCTGAAGAAGGCCGGCCTGGACATCACGGGGCTCGACCTTTCCGACTCGATGCTCGAGATGGCCCGCGCGAAGGCGTCGGCGGAGAACCTCGACCTGACGTTCCTCAAGGGAGACATGCGAAGCTTCGCACTGGACAATAAATATGGCATCATATTTATACCATTCAATTCGCTGCAGGACATTTCCGCCGTGGATGACGTCGAATCGACTCTCAGGTGTGTCAAGAAACACCTTGCGCCGGGCGGCCTCTTCCTGTTCGACGTGTTCAACCCCAGCATCCATCTGATGGTCGAGCGCGAACGGGAGTCCACGGAAGCCTTCAATTTCACGACCTCCGACGGGAAGCGGATCGTCGTCAGGGAAAAATGCAGGTATCATGCCTCGACCCAGACCAACAAAGTGCGCTGGTATTTCGACATCGAAGGCGTCGAGAGCGTCGAGGAGTTCGGCATGCGGTGCTATTATCCGCTCGAGCTGGAGGTGTTGCTGAAGCACAACGGATTCCGCGTTCTCCACAAGTTCGGCTCCTTCGACGAGGAGCCCTTCGGCGAGGAATCGAAGAAGCAGATATTCGTCTGTTCAGCCGCGGATTGAACGATGGGATGGATTCAGGGGGGGAAAAGCGTATGAACACCTGGCACTCTAAACGTGCGCGCGCCTGGAGATGGTATGTGGTCGTTCTCGCACTTGCCATAAGCATTTTGCGGGGGATTGCCGCAGGCCACGCTTCGGGGCCGTGCGTCGAACTGCCGGAGATGAATGCCTGGTTTCGGTGGAGCCGCGGCTGGATCGGCGGGGATGGCGTTTTCACGATCCCGCTCGACGGGGGGCGAATCCTGTGGCTGTTCAGTGACAGCTTCGTCGGCCGGGTGGCCGAGGGGCAGCGGCGGCGGGTGACGATGGTGCACAACGCCGTCGCGATCCAGAAACACGCCGCGGCGAGGCCGGACATCTTCCTGGGAAAGGCGGCGGACGGCGGCCCCGCGTCGTTCTTCGATCCGCCCGACCGGCGCGGCTACT
The window above is part of the Candidatus Ozemobacteraceae bacterium genome. Proteins encoded here:
- a CDS encoding class I SAM-dependent methyltransferase, whose protein sequence is MEISKEYKLIYSGEIYDAINQFTFDLDFYRKWCGMRKGPILEVCSGTGRLTIPLKKAGLDITGLDLSDSMLEMARAKASAENLDLTFLKGDMRSFALDNKYGIIFIPFNSLQDISAVDDVESTLRCVKKHLAPGGLFLFDVFNPSIHLMVERERESTEAFNFTTSDGKRIVVREKCRYHASTQTNKVRWYFDIEGVESVEEFGMRCYYPLELEVLLKHNGFRVLHKFGSFDEEPFGEESKKQIFVCSAAD